In Leptospira bourretii, a genomic segment contains:
- a CDS encoding LIC10415 family protein: MDVRLNRLLNSAEKLIQDKKDSKDVSGKSGVPVQKSEEKSDFVVSLPVQYHNIQSRLTELQKQLSKEQSRIGLLEDNSQEEDKLKELLFEGEPLFPELGEGKVTKPEILENSKGNISSLLAELKKKEVESENIFSLGMMLNPEEFKGKIGTLSASSMKPISETMVKRLLGN, encoded by the coding sequence ATGGATGTTCGTCTCAATCGTCTCCTCAACTCAGCCGAAAAACTAATCCAGGACAAAAAGGACAGTAAAGATGTCTCTGGAAAATCAGGAGTTCCTGTACAAAAGTCAGAGGAAAAATCCGACTTTGTTGTCAGCCTTCCTGTTCAGTACCACAATATCCAATCAAGGCTCACGGAATTGCAAAAACAACTTTCCAAAGAACAATCTCGGATTGGCCTTTTGGAAGATAACTCACAAGAAGAAGACAAACTCAAAGAACTTCTTTTTGAAGGAGAACCACTATTCCCAGAGTTAGGTGAAGGAAAAGTAACCAAACCGGAAATTTTAGAAAACAGCAAAGGTAATATTTCCAGTCTCCTTGCGGAACTAAAGAAAAAGGAAGTTGAGAGCGAAAATATCTTTTCTCTTGGAATGATGTTAAACCCAGAAGAGTTCAAAGGTAAAATCGGAACTTTGTCTGCTTCTTCTATGAAACCAATTTCTGAAACAATGGTGAAACGACTTCTCGGCAATTAA